In Erpetoichthys calabaricus chromosome 4, fErpCal1.3, whole genome shotgun sequence, one genomic interval encodes:
- the LOC127527515 gene encoding olfactory receptor 10A6-like has protein sequence MMDNSSYIASFILVPFKDMGNSKHVYFIAALIAYLLMLTFNLSLILLILFEKSLHEPMYIFLCNLLICALVGCTNFYIKLLIDLQTDVPVVSRLVCFTQIFFLYIYFSVEITILTVMAYDRFIAINVPLLYSTIISYAKALKLIILAWIYPICCVSILISLSSSLKLCGNTINTVYCNNWEIVKLSCTDTSANNVYGSVAFGMFLLPILFILYSYIKILVLCWNSSRSHKWKAFQTCLPHLVTFTFFLCSIVFEIIESRLRLKRTSDVVSTIASLESVIISPLLNPLIYGIILPEIRRRIIHVFFPGKKQTLQHR, from the coding sequence ATGATGGATAATTCCTCATACATTGCAAGTTTTATACTTGTTCCCTTTAAAGACATGGGGAACAGTAAACATGTATATTTTATAGCTGCACTAATTGCATATCTACTGATGCTAACTTTTAATCTCTCATTAATTCTGCTAATACTTTTTGAAAAAAGCCTTCATGAGCCTATGTACATTTTTCTGTGTAATTTGTTGATTTGTGCACTTGTTGGCTGCacaaatttttacataaaattattGATTGACCTTCAGACAGATGTTCCAGTGGTTTCTCGTTTAGTTTGTTTCactcaaattttttttctttatatttatttctctgtTGAAATTACCATTTTAACTGTCATGGCATATGATAGATTCATAGCAATAAATGTTCCTTTGCTATACAGTACAATCATTTCATATGCAAAAGCTTTAAAGTTAATTATTCTGGCTTGGATATATCCAATTTGTTGTGTAAGTATTTTGATATCACTGTCTAGCAGTCTGAAGTTATGTGGAAATACCATTAACACAGTGTACTGTAATAATTGGGAAATTGTAAAGTTGTCCTGTACAGACACCAGCGCTAATAATGTTTATGGATCAGTGGCTTTTGGTATGTTTTTATTGCCTatactctttattttatattcatatataaaaATCCTTGTTTTGTGTTGGAATAGCTCCAGATCTCATAAATGGAAAGCTTTTCAAACGTGCCTTCCACATTTGGTTACATTCACGTTCTTCTTATGTTCCATAGTATTTGAAATAATAGAGAGCCGATTGCGCTTGAAAAGAACATCAGACGTGGTCAGTACCATTGCTTCTTTGGAGTCTGTAATAATTTCCCCTCTTTTAAACCCTTTAATATATGGAATT